In one Streptomyces marincola genomic region, the following are encoded:
- a CDS encoding urease subunit gamma — MQLTPHEQERLLIHVAADVADRRRARGLRLNHPEAVALISAHILEGARDGRTVAELMDSGRRVLSRAEVMDGVPEMIRDVQVEATFPDGTKLVTVHEPIA; from the coding sequence ATGCAACTGACCCCGCACGAGCAGGAACGCCTGCTCATCCACGTGGCCGCCGATGTGGCGGACCGCCGCCGCGCCCGCGGGCTGCGCCTGAACCACCCGGAGGCCGTCGCACTCATCAGCGCGCACATCCTGGAGGGCGCGCGGGACGGGCGCACGGTCGCCGAGCTGATGGACTCGGGGCGGCGGGTCCTGAGCCGGGCCGAGGTGATGGACGGCGTGCCCGAGATGATCCGCGACGTCCAGGTCGAGGCCACCTTCCCGGACGGCACCAAGCTGGTCACCGTCCACGAGCCGATCGCCTGA
- a CDS encoding aspartate-semialdehyde dehydrogenase: MRVGIIGATGQVGGVMRRILAERKFPVDELRLFASARSAGRTLPWQDGTVTVEDAAASDYSGLDVALFSAGKGISKELAEQVAAAGAVVIDNSSAWRMHPEVPLVVSEVNPEAAGLRPKGIIANPNCTTMAAMPVLRPLHAEAGLTGLVVATYQAVSGSGLAGVAELDRQTRGAVAQDATRLTSDGLAVDFPAPEQYVRPIAFNVLPMAGSIVDDGLDETDEEQKLRNESRKILGIPGLKVSGTCVRVPVFTGHSLQINARFERPLSPARARELLADAPGVELSDIPTPQQAAGRDASYVGRIRRDETAENGLALFVSGDNLRKGAALNAVQIAELIAAER; encoded by the coding sequence ATGAGAGTCGGGATCATCGGTGCCACCGGCCAGGTGGGCGGCGTCATGCGGCGGATACTGGCCGAACGGAAGTTTCCGGTGGACGAGCTCCGGCTGTTCGCCTCGGCCCGGTCCGCCGGGCGCACGCTGCCCTGGCAGGACGGCACGGTCACGGTCGAGGACGCGGCGGCGTCCGACTACTCGGGGCTCGACGTGGCGCTGTTCTCGGCCGGCAAGGGCATCTCCAAGGAGCTGGCCGAGCAGGTCGCGGCGGCCGGCGCCGTGGTCATCGACAACTCCTCCGCGTGGCGGATGCACCCCGAGGTGCCGCTCGTCGTCTCCGAGGTCAACCCGGAGGCCGCCGGCCTGCGCCCCAAGGGCATCATCGCCAACCCCAACTGCACCACCATGGCCGCCATGCCCGTGCTCCGCCCGCTGCACGCCGAGGCCGGTCTCACCGGCCTCGTGGTGGCCACCTACCAGGCGGTCTCGGGCAGCGGCCTGGCCGGCGTCGCCGAGCTGGACCGGCAGACCCGCGGCGCCGTGGCGCAGGACGCGACGCGCCTGACGTCCGACGGGCTCGCGGTGGACTTCCCCGCGCCCGAGCAGTACGTGCGGCCGATCGCGTTCAACGTGCTCCCGATGGCCGGCTCGATCGTCGACGACGGCCTCGATGAGACGGACGAGGAGCAGAAGCTGCGCAACGAGAGCCGCAAGATCCTCGGCATCCCCGGCCTCAAGGTGTCGGGCACCTGCGTGCGGGTCCCCGTGTTCACGGGCCACTCGCTCCAGATCAACGCCCGTTTCGAACGGCCGCTGTCCCCCGCCAGGGCCCGCGAGCTGCTGGCGGACGCCCCGGGCGTCGAGCTGTCCGACATCCCCACCCCGCAGCAGGCCGCCGGCCGCGACGCCAGCTACGTGGGGCGCATCCGGCGCGACGAGACGGCCGAGAACGGCCTGGCGCTCTTCGTCTCCGGGGACAACCTGCGCAAGGGCGCCGCGCTCAACGCGGTGCAGATCGCGGAGCTGATCGCCGCCGAGCGCTGA
- a CDS encoding urease subunit alpha, with protein MAELPRARYADLYGPTTGDRVRLADTDLLIEIEDDLAGGPGRAGDEAVFGGGKVIRESMGQSRATRAEGTPDTVITGAVVLDHTGVVKADVGIRDGRIVALGKAGNPDTMDGVHPGLVIGPETEIIAGNGRVLTAGGVDAHVHFISPRIADEALASGITTLVGGGTGPAEGTKATTVTPGPWHLARMLQALDGVPVNVGLLGKGNTTSREAMRSQLRGGAVGFKIHEDWGATPAVIDACLGVCEETGAQLAIHTDTLNEAGFVADTLAAIAGRTIHAYHTEGAGGGHAPDIITVVSEPNVLPSSTNPTRPHTVNTVEEHLDMLMVCHHLNPAVPEDLAFAESRIRPSTIAAEDVLHDLGAISIISSDSQAMGRVGEVIMRTWQTAHVMKRRRGPLPGDGAADNHRARRYVAKYTINPAVAQGMGDEIGSVEPGKLADLVLWEPAFFGVKPLLVIKGGQIAWAQMGDSNASIPTPQPVLPRPMFGALGRAAAAGSVNFVTGLALEDGAPERLGLAKRPVAIRDTRGVTKADMRLNDARPHVAVDPDSFTVTVDGEPVVPEPAAELPLAQRYFLF; from the coding sequence GTGGCTGAGCTGCCGCGGGCGCGCTACGCGGACCTGTACGGGCCGACCACGGGCGACCGGGTGCGGCTGGCGGACACCGACCTGCTGATCGAGATCGAGGACGACCTCGCGGGCGGCCCTGGCCGGGCCGGGGACGAGGCGGTGTTCGGCGGCGGCAAGGTGATCCGCGAGTCGATGGGCCAGTCCCGCGCCACCCGGGCCGAGGGCACCCCCGACACCGTGATCACCGGCGCCGTCGTGCTCGACCACACCGGCGTCGTCAAGGCCGATGTGGGGATCAGGGACGGCCGGATCGTCGCGCTCGGCAAGGCGGGGAACCCCGACACGATGGACGGCGTCCACCCCGGCCTCGTGATCGGCCCCGAGACGGAGATCATCGCGGGGAACGGCCGCGTGCTGACCGCGGGCGGCGTCGACGCGCACGTCCACTTCATCTCCCCGCGGATCGCCGACGAGGCCCTGGCCTCCGGGATCACCACCCTCGTGGGCGGCGGCACCGGGCCGGCCGAGGGCACCAAGGCCACCACCGTGACCCCGGGGCCCTGGCACCTCGCCCGCATGCTCCAGGCCCTGGACGGCGTCCCGGTCAACGTCGGGCTGCTCGGCAAGGGCAACACCACCTCGCGCGAGGCCATGCGCAGCCAGCTGCGCGGCGGTGCCGTCGGCTTCAAGATCCACGAGGACTGGGGCGCGACCCCGGCCGTCATCGACGCCTGCCTCGGCGTGTGCGAGGAGACCGGCGCCCAGCTCGCCATCCACACCGACACCCTCAACGAGGCGGGGTTCGTCGCCGACACGCTCGCGGCCATCGCGGGCCGGACCATCCACGCCTACCACACCGAGGGCGCGGGCGGCGGGCACGCGCCCGACATCATCACGGTCGTCTCCGAGCCGAACGTCCTGCCCAGCTCGACCAACCCGACCCGGCCGCACACCGTCAACACCGTCGAGGAACACCTCGACATGCTCATGGTCTGCCACCACCTGAACCCGGCCGTCCCCGAGGACCTGGCCTTCGCCGAGTCCCGCATCCGGCCCTCCACCATCGCCGCCGAGGACGTCCTGCACGACCTGGGCGCCATCTCCATCATCTCCTCGGACTCCCAGGCCATGGGCCGCGTCGGCGAGGTGATCATGCGGACCTGGCAGACGGCCCACGTGATGAAGCGGCGGCGCGGGCCGCTGCCGGGCGACGGCGCGGCCGACAACCACAGGGCCCGCCGTTATGTCGCCAAATACACCATCAACCCGGCGGTCGCGCAGGGGATGGGCGACGAGATCGGCTCCGTCGAGCCGGGGAAGCTGGCGGACCTGGTGCTGTGGGAGCCGGCGTTCTTCGGCGTCAAGCCGCTGCTGGTCATCAAGGGCGGCCAGATCGCCTGGGCCCAGATGGGCGACTCCAACGCCTCCATCCCCACGCCGCAGCCGGTGCTGCCCCGGCCGATGTTCGGCGCGCTCGGCCGGGCCGCGGCGGCCGGCTCCGTCAACTTCGTCACCGGCCTCGCCCTGGAGGACGGCGCGCCGGAACGGCTCGGCCTCGCCAAACGGCCGGTCGCGATCCGCGACACGCGCGGCGTCACCAAGGCCGACATGCGGCTGAACGACGCCCGCCCGCACGTCGCCGTCGACCCCGACAGCTTCACCGTCACCGTCGACGGTGAGCCGGTCGTTCCCGAACCGGCCGCGGAACTGCCCCTGGCCCAACGCTACTTCCTGTTCTGA
- a CDS encoding urease subunit beta: MIPGEILYAEEPVPLNAGAPVTRLTVRNLADRPVQVGSHYHFAEANPGLDFDRSAALGLRLGVPAGTAVRFEPGIPVEVELVPLVGRRIVPGLRGETAGALPAVRGGERG; the protein is encoded by the coding sequence GTGATTCCCGGAGAGATCCTGTACGCCGAGGAACCGGTGCCGCTCAACGCGGGCGCCCCGGTCACCCGGCTCACGGTGCGCAACCTCGCCGACCGGCCCGTCCAGGTCGGTTCCCACTACCACTTCGCCGAGGCCAACCCGGGCCTCGACTTCGACCGGTCGGCCGCGCTCGGCCTGCGGCTCGGCGTTCCCGCGGGCACCGCCGTGCGCTTCGAGCCCGGCATACCGGTCGAGGTGGAGCTGGTGCCGCTGGTGGGGCGCAGGATCGTGCCCGGCCTGCGCGGCGAGACCGCGGGAGCGCTCCCGGCCGTGCGCGGGGGCGAACGTGGCTGA